A window of Plasmodium malariae genome assembly, chromosome: 5 contains these coding sequences:
- the PmUG01_05026800 gene encoding conserved Plasmodium protein, unknown function, which produces MMSIVMSNKTSTILRRLFKENRTNYTNGPYRKNIPGKWYYNINTATNNDYVKKCRVNISERTENIKGGGEKEENANNNINEIANINDNKLINFFEDKKNGEPYFSKERKRNIIIKERKKSFIENVKKTSLLQLNIQIEELIYEELLKYKNIKNVIIIKNKQEILKYLNSFLLCTNKAKYYILKVFMFRIVERLDSYKVNELIYILYIYKNNLFLNPFLIMHILSKLCFDEYIQHMTVNEFVFLLDILNIPLVMTNKFVQNVHHYIDINKNKFKYKDYFTIGYFFAKNNLYNETVINYIAHFYERCGVHSFCGTTSQLPENALNDVKGKCECVKHRHKSGEKNKMLAATQNNTPIPDVGNGRTHPLVLVLLFENNKMLLFTKDIYKDLFILSKYGYRNVHIYNNIFKIIILKSNYFKPIEISSILNSLKNLNYFNSFLFCKLSANIKKNLSQYNTNILLDCLNCFSYFNYKDNELITKILVTLPRTISTYTSNNFIKLVYFLNNFSPFSPYFILFLNEHILCFSSTLGMLHLISLLKICTHQNLICKPIFYLLKVKLSKFVSCHSLSSCYERSAAGRDSTIKINEENGSNGNKFNSDNNCNNAKNIYEILLVMNFMSVRYKDLLNKCVEMMLILQNEFGKLQLEEIKYLTCSCCYFILINNSNDHHYAGDILANSLHLHIIRRIFAFTDSRLMQEGDNSSNGKGVIECNNECSNECSNECSNECSNECSNECSNECSNECSNECSNECSNECSNECSNKRSIIDKGNNEREHSTLRGRDCANSHFGEYNNNMSNPLKCTRSTKEEKITHNESSIINKNMNKLEENMGENMCINASPNIYAIIILSFLTDLAYHSSKNKIANVYNFNIEYIKNIFFKKMNKIKKLDGTNDCIFMLKKMFPLIYSPHINNIHLKNVEANTYFISTYFVGLFQKEDKELTESAHVKREISYHQKRLKEIYEIMKSLNQTDYRFKFIKDVKQKSIFLYTNYIYIKSSTSKRKIAILFATKNYYYTTIKQMEIGLNKSDASNMLDTKCLTKSAVVQLEYFKIFFDVVYLVPFNLWEIINRTEKKHFLATLLRL; this is translated from the coding sequence ATGATGAGCATTGTAATGTCAAATAAAACTTCAACAATTTTGAGGCGCTTATTTAAGGAAAACCGAACAAATTATACAAATGGGCCTTACAGAAAGAACATTCCTGGAAAATGGtactataatattaatacagCTACTAATAATGACTAcgtaaaaaaatgtagagtAAACATTAGCGAAAGGACGGAAAACATTAAGGGTGGTGGGGAAAAGGAGGAAAATGCAAATAACAACATAAACGAAATTGcaaatattaatgataataagttaattaacttttttgaggataagaaaaatggagagccatatttttcaaaagagagaaaaagaaatataataattaaagaaaggaaaaaatcgTTTATAGAAAACGTTAAGAAGACATCCTTATTACAgctaaatatacaaattgaAGAACTTATTTATGAAGAgttattaaaatacaaaaatataaaaaatgtaattataataaaaaataaacaggagatattgaaatatttaaatagctttttattatgtacaaataaggcaaaatattacatattaaaagTGTTCATGTTCAGAATTGTTGAAAGGCTCGATAGTTATAAAGTTAAtgagttaatatatatattatatatatataaaaataatctttttttaaatccttttttaataatgcaCATATTAAGTAAATTGTGTTTTGATGAGTATATACAACATATGACTGTTAAtgaatttgtatttttattagacattttaaatataccaCTTGTTATGACGAATAAATTTGTGCAAAATGTGCACCATTATATTGACATAAATAAGAACaagtttaaatataaagactATTTTACTATAGGCTATTTTTTTgccaaaaataatttgtacaATGAAACTGTAATCAATTACATTGCTCATTTTTATGAACGATGTGGAGTGCATTCCTTTTGCGGAACTACAAGCCAGTTGCCAGAAAATGCTTTAAATGATGTGAAAGGTAAATGTGAATGTGTTAAACATAGACATAAGAGTGgagagaaaaacaaaatgctCGCAGCTACGCAAAATAACACACCTATACCAGATGTAGGAAACGGTAGGACTCATCCCCTGGTACTTGTGCTTCTTTtcgaaaataataaaatgctTCTTTTTactaaagatatatataaagatttatttattttgtcaaAATATGGGTACagaaatgtacatatatataacaacatatttaaaataataattttgaaaagtaattattttaaaccAATTGAAATTAGCTCCATTTTGAATTCActcaaaaatttaaattattttaatagctttttattttgtaaattaagtgcaaatattaaaaaaaatttaagtcaATATAATACGAACATATTATTGGACTGTTTAAACTgcttttcttattttaattataaagacAATGAAttgataacaaaaatattagttACATTACCAAGGACCATATCAACCTACACAtccaataattttataaaattggtatattttttaaataatttttctcctttctcaccctattttattttatttttaaatgagcATATTTTATGCTTTTCCTCTACACTTGGTATGCTTCATTTAATATCCCTACTGAAAATTTGTACTCatcaaaatttaatttgCAAGCCAATCTTTTATTTGCTAAAAGTAAAGTTAAGCAAGTTCGTTTCTTGCCACTCGCTCTCCAGTTGTTATGAGCGCAGCGCAGCGGGGAGAGACTCAACaatcaaaataaatgagGAAAATGGAAGTAATGGGAATAAGTTCAACAGTGACAACAACTGCAATAACgccaaaaatatttatgagaTCCTTCTCGTTATGAATTTTATGTCGGTAAGATACAAAGACCTGCTTAATAAATGTGTAGAAATGATGTTAATTCTTCAAAACGAGTTTGGCAAATTACAGCtcgaagaaataaaataccTGACCTGTTCATGCTGTTACTTCATACTTATTAACAATAGTAACGATCACCATTATGCTGGAGACATTTTGGCAAACTCGTTACACCTGCACATTATTCGTCGAATTTTTGCCTTTACTGACTCCCGTTTGATGCAGGAGGGGGACAACAGCAGCAATGGAAAAGGCGTTATCGAATGTAATAACGAATGTAGCAACGAATGTAGCAACGAATGTAGCAACGAATGTAGTAACGAATGTAGTAACGAATGTAGCAACGAATGTAGTAACGAATGTAGCAACGAATGTAGTAACGAATGTAGTAACGAATGTAGTAACGAATGTAGTAACAAAAGGAGTATAATTGACAAGGGAAATAACGAGAGGGAACATAGCACCCTCCGTGGTAGGGATTGCGCGAATTCACATTTTGGAGAGTATAACAATAACATGTCGAATCCCTTAAAATGTACTCGTAGTacaaaggaagaaaaaattacCCATAATGAATCATcgattattaataaaaatatgaacaagttAGAAGAAAATATGGGCGAAAATATGTGCATAAATGCCTCcccaaatatatatgcaataatTATACTTAGTTTTCTCACCGACTTAGCGTACCATTCgtcaaaaaacaaaattgcaAATGTTTACAATTTcaatattgaatatataaaaaatatttttttcaaaaaaatgaacaaaataaaaaaactcgATGGTACCAACGACTGTATATTTAtgcttaaaaaaatgtttccCTTAATTTACTCcccacatataaataatattcatttaaaaaatgttgaggcgaatacatattttatatcgaCTTATTTTGTGGGTCTTTTTCAAAAAGAGGACAAGGAGCTTACAGAAAGTGCACATGTCAAAAGAGAGATTTCCTATCACCAAAAAAGgcttaaagaaatatatgaaattatgaAAAGTTTAAATCAGACAGATTACagatttaaatttattaaggATGTAAAACAAAAGtccatttttctttataccaattatatatatataaaaagtagtacaagtaaaaggaaaatagCTATCTTATTTGCAACAAAAAATTACTACTACACTACAATTAAGCAAATGGAAATTGGTTTAAATAAAAGTGATGCTTCCAATATGCTCGATACAAAATGCCTGACCAAGTCAGCAGTAGTACAATTGgagtattttaaaatattctttgaTGTAGTGTATTTAGTACCTTTCAATTTGTGGGAGATTATAAACCGGACAGAGAAGAAGCATTTTTTGGCTACTCTCCTTAGGTTATGA
- the PLP5 gene encoding perforin-like protein 5, putative encodes MQLNCLTLCTPALIIQLVVCLASAEDSIFNPRLYTHDSDYSIKEYLISYLGMTYDIIKGNPLGDPLFGADLGYRRYVLKNKMRLSDGLISGKDKSKNDSNSDSNRDKNRDRNRDRNSNRNSNRKSNRNSNSNSNSYSNSDGSSDGSSDGSSDGSSDGSSDGSSDGSSDGSSDGSSDGSSDGSSDYGGVRYSALERGSVKCSRSKEQSVINEVEDIHKEYKKSYRFPPQYNIQPFSGSNYYKMLVDRINRGDSIIIKKELCAKYFVSLNKVNGNMLDANFIDMLTKLGENYQNVQDDKHKCNLEMYRNNKYKENCLKTITPWMNFFNLFGTHLISGIYYGGSIINNLYVQNDNMKNSFRKIKLNKKRLTPFVILNKNNYHSRNLNFGSVISNEKIYYIKERNLLVHGGEDNQYGKNGISALKSNWQKKWKNSIKGKLAKPIKLIFIPFAHFLESDEGKVSYYMALEYYSNLSYSNYNIYPFQLNKNEVDMYKMHIKRYRQYIDKNVNYNISPKCKGGEKIISGFIITNKKKLYDDNIIMHMCSLTNECVSGVDIHADKNFEFGWILCSQENLNQIHQMKKLVQGNGKITCPSKMKVGFGFTLTVRKGIQRNINMKPCVSNRKECEVSGKLEEREEHYMAEIPHHTLDEGAQSFLWINCLPNEKSLLLDSLESKVYCEKIYLNDSTVVSLTCSKGKFIIAGFAVDYTASTIDDYEICPVGSSSCEIKIRVQEINSQEVHTPIIYIVCSSL; translated from the coding sequence ATGCAGCTAAATTGTCTTACTTTGTGCACACCCGCGCTGATAATTCAGCTAGTGGTATGTTTAGCTTCAGCGGAAGATAGTATATTCAATCCTCGTTTATATACTCATGATTCTGATTATTCCATTAAGGAGTATTTAATAAGCTACTTGGGGATGACATACGATATTATTAAAGGGAATCCACTGGGGGATCCACTCTTCGGTGCAGATTTGGGGTATAGGCGTTACGTCCTTAAGAATAAAATGAGGCTGAGCGATGGGCTGATAAGCGGTAAGGACAAAAGTAAGAATGACAGTAACAGTGATAGTAACAGGGATAAGAACAGGGATAGAAACAGGGATAGGAACAGTAATAGGAACAGTAATAGGAAGAGTAACAGgaacagtaatagtaatagtaatagttaTAGTAATAGTGATGGTAGTAGTGATGGTAGTAGTGATGGTAGTAGTGATGGTAGTAGTGATGGTAGTAGTGATGGTAGTAGTGATGGTAGTAGTGATGGTAGTAGTGATGGTAGTAGTGATGGTAGTAGTGATGGTAGTAGTGATTATGGGGGGGTGCGGTACAGCGCGCTCGAGAGGGGGAGCGTAAAATGCAGCAGGTCAAAGGAACAAAGTGTTATTAACGAAGTGGAGGACATACATAAGGAATACAAAAAGAGCTACAGATTTCCACCGCAGTATAACATTCAGCCTTTTAGTGGCTctaattattacaaaatgCTAGTGGACCGAATTAACAGAGGGGAttctataataataaaaaaggagctgtgtgcaaaatattttgtttctcTTAATAAAGTGAACGGTAATATGTTGGATGCAAATTTTATCGATATGCTAACCAAGTTAGGAGAAAATTATCAAAATGTACAAGATGATAAACATAAATGTAATTTAGAAATGTATagaaacaataaatataaggaAAACTGTTTAAAGACTATAACACCTTGGATGAactttttcaatttatttgGTACTCACCTAATATCAGGGATATATTATGGTGGAAGCATAATCAATAATTTGTATGTACAAAATGATAACATGAAAAATAGTTTTAGAAagattaaattaaataaaaaaaggttaaCCCCTTTTGTTATCcttaataagaataattacCATAGTAGAAACTTAAACTTCGGTTCAGTCatatcaaatgaaaaaatatattacatcaAAGAGAGGAATTTATTAGTACACGGAGGAGAAGATAATCAATATGGAAAGAATGGAATAAGTGCTTTAAAATCGAATTGGCAGAAGAAGTGGAAAAATAGCATTAAGGGAAAACTAGCAAAACcgattaaattaatttttataccaTTTGCCCATTTTTTAGAATCAGATGAAGGGAAAGTTTCCTATTATATGGCTTTAGAATATTATTCTAATTTGAGTTAttctaattataatatatatcctttTCAGTTAAACAAAAACGAAGTAGACATGtataaaatgcatataaaaagatatagacaatatatagataagaatgttaattataatatttcacCTAAATGTAAAGGAGGGGAAAAGATTATAAGtggttttattattactaataagaaaaaactatatgatgataatattataatgcaTATGTGTTCTTTGACTAATGAGTGTGTTAGTGGGGTAGATATACATGcagataaaaattttgaatttggATGGATTTTATGTAGccaagaaaatttaaatcaaATACATCAAATGAAGAAGTTGGTCCAAGGGAATGGAAAAATTACTTGCCCATCAAAAATGAAAGTAGGTTTTGGTTTTACCTTAACGGTCAGAAAGGGTAtacaaagaaatattaacatGAAACCGTGTGTAAGTAACAGAAAAGAATGTGAAGTTAGTGGTAAGCTGGAGGAAAGGGAAGAGCACTATATGGCGGAAATACCCCATCACACCCTTGACGAAGGTGCACAAAGTTTTCTATGGATAAACTGTCTTCCAAATGAAAAGAGTCTATTATTGGATTCGTTAGAGTCTAAGGTTTATTgtgaaaaaatttacttaaaTGATAGCACTGTGGTTAGTTTAACTTGCtcaaaaggaaaatttattattgctGGATTTGCAGTCGATTACACAGCATCTACTATTGACGATTATGAGATTTGCCCAGTAGGAAGTTCTTCATGTGAAATTAAAATTCGTGTGCAAGAAATAAACAGCCAGGAAGTGCACACTCCTATAATTTACATAGTATGTTCATCTCTctaa
- the PmUG01_05027000 gene encoding BRIX domain, putative, translating to MVTTAEGKFKGEIKSDAEKKNKREQKVRKITKRKINTKRKINTKRKINTKQKFTKQKFTKQKFTKQKINTKQKSNAYANANDEKVVKSTNIMAIKKKGMNAELRSLSHDFFDLFSPYCVLFYVNKLKNLIELNKKLKELSYKYTTFIYVQNNRLLYNIMSNYTKLSLTFQIQSFTNSSVIKSKYSKDEYFNFKKLKPLLILKNFNDGANCEMENFLVITRNILKNLYPCVNLNNDFTNKPRRIILYCYNNMDETIYFRQYVVNVKRESFKKLLNEAYKQKNISEYYDIYNYVSNNIDMDKFINDKESKMIEIGPRVSFKIFKIADQDKGIYIFNDGKKVTLKSNISDYEE from the exons ATGGTAACAACAGCAGAGGGAAAATTTAAGGGGGAAATAAAAAGTGAtgctgaaaaaaaaaataagagagAGCAAAAAGTAAGGAAGATCACAAAACGAAAGATAAATACAAAACGAAAGATAAATACAAAACGAAAGATAAATACAAAACAGAAGTTTACAAAACAGAAGTTTACAAAACAGAAGTTTACAAAACAGAAgataaatacaaaacaaaagAGCAATGCATATGCAAATGCGAATGATGAGAAAGTAGTGAAAAGCACAAACATAATGGcaattaagaaaaaaggaatgaaTGCGGAACTAAGATCTCTATCCCATGATTTCTTCGATTTGTTTAGCCCATATTGTGtacttttttatgtaaacaaattaaaaaatttaatcgaattaaataaaaaattaaaagaattaagcTATAAATACACcacttttatatatgtacagaATAATAGACTGCTATACAACATTATGAGcaattatacaaaattatcTTTAACTTTTCAAATTCAAAGTTTTACAAATTCGTCAGTAATTAAATCGAAGTATTCAAAagatgaatattttaattttaaaaaattaaaaccattacttattttaaaaaatttcaatgATGGTGCAAATTGTGaaatggaaaattttttagttattacacgaaatatactaaaaaatttatatccaTGTGTAAATTTGAATAACgattttacaaataaacCCAGGAGAatcatattatattgttacaATAATATGGACGAAACGATATATTTTCGTCAATATGTAGTAAATGTAAAAAGagaatcatttaaaaaattgctaAATGAagcatataaacaaaaaaatataagtgaaTATTAtgacatatataattatgtatcaaataatattgatatggataaatttataaatgataagGAATCCAAAATGATAGAAATAGGACCGCGAGTAAGCTTCaagatttttaaaattgcaGATCAGGATAAAGGTAT ttatatattcAATGATGGAAAGAAAGTAACACTTAAAAGTAATATTTCGGACTATGAAGAATGA